From one Oncorhynchus clarkii lewisi isolate Uvic-CL-2024 chromosome 6, UVic_Ocla_1.0, whole genome shotgun sequence genomic stretch:
- the LOC139412116 gene encoding dickkopf-related protein 4-like produces the protein MWTPTIALLFMCSHCFVHSLKSNVIQTSKEVMDPLEQVDPHSGTVYVQNNVNTRRRADTSRHHRTALPDQERSLSTRNTCNGSQKKNQSKEIVAHDDDDNIRKVAEKATCVYSGDCEAGLCCIRYLAVKRCQPIPKEGDTCLLRGGRSKLRRNIDRCNCAPG, from the exons ATGTGGACACCTACGATCGCTTTGCTTTTCATGTGTTCTCACTGTTTTGTGCACagcctcaaatcaaatgtaatccaAACCTCTAAAGAAGTGATGGATCCATTGGAACAG GTGGACCCGCACAGTGGAACGGTGTATGTACAGAATAATGTGAACACACGTCGCAGGGCAGATACATCTCGCCATCACAGGACAGCTTTACCTGATCAAGAACGCAGTCTGTCAACG AGAAATACCTGCAATGGATCTCAGAAAAAGAACCAGAGTAAAGAAATAGTTGCTCATGATGATGACGACAACATAAGGAAAG TTGCAGAGAAGGCCACATGCGTGTACTCTGGAGACTGTGAGGCAGGACTGTGCTGCATCCGCTATTTAGCAGTGAAAAGATGTCAACCCATCCCAAAGGAGGGAGATACCTGCCTCCTGCGAGGAGGACGCTCTAAACTGCGGAGGAATATTGACCGCTGCAACTGTGCACCCGGCTAA